Below is a window of Sceloporus undulatus isolate JIND9_A2432 ecotype Alabama chromosome 9, SceUnd_v1.1, whole genome shotgun sequence DNA.
catacattggtaCCTTAGAGCTGTAAATGCTTTCCTAGCAGGGGCCagagtaagattaataaagtaatgctCTAACCCAAATGATGTcttgtacaatgggtaccaaaaagaaaaagaagagttcgAGAGTGACTGAAGATTGGTccatttggaagcaagataaTTTTTCTCTTTAATCAGTTGCTTGACTCTACGGATGacataatttggaagtgagtccacattaatctcatagTTCTGCAATATCATTCTAACTATAGATACCCAGGAGCTTGGAAAGTTAACAGATATTTgttctaaaaaacatttttgggagCCTGGAAACACTCATGGATAGCAACTTTAGCCAGTAGAAGGCAAGAACAGTATGTGAACCAGCTTAAAGAGTAGTTTGGCCTATTTCTGCTCTCAGAAAAGAGTCCGGGTACACTTAGGGACAGCCAACagggaaacaagcttgctccctcatcaataagccatcccttcaaatatttaaacagggctatcatatcacctcttaaccttctcttctccgggctaaacatccctagccccctgagtctttcctcatagggcatgatttccagacccttcaccattttagtcaccctcctttggacacgctctagtttctcaatgtcctttgagACTCCTTGGGCgaatcacatgctttcagcctcaggggaaggcaacggcaagcctcctctgaacaaattttgcgaAGAAAAGCTAAgccagaaacaagttgaaggcacaaaacagcaacaaaataaagaTATCACTACACTTTGTAATTtggttattttcttcttttgacaAGGTTTGTCTTCCAAGCCAAAGTGGGAGGACGCTGGTTCCCCGCCGTCACTGCACACAGCAAAAAACAGGGCAAGCAGGAGGCAGCTGATGCGGCGCTCCGGGTTCTGATCGGAGAGAACGAGAAGGCCGAACACACCGAAGCCTTGACGATCACTGAGGTAGGCTTGAGTCACTTGTCCTCACATTGCCTTACTGAGCTGCTTCCTCTTCAGCAACAGCAGGTGCCATTCTTTTTGCAAGACCTTCATGCTGTTTCCTTGATTCACTTGACTAAATTGCTGTGATGTAAACCCTGGGTCACAAAACAGCACAGGTGTCGTTTTTTAACTTGGGAGGCAGCTGGATGCATTAGCAGTTTTATTAAAAATGGCAAAGCAaaaccttcttttaaaatatgagtgAACTGTTGCAGCCTTTAGATGTGGCTGAATTGCAGATCCCACTGTCTTCCACTCTTGACTGTACTGGCTGATGGTATTTAACAGTCCAGTGCCAGGAAGGTACCACAAGTTACTTATTTTTAGGGAGTCTCTTAATTGGCAGATAACTTCAGATTGTTTTTTAATCTGAAGTTATGGTTGTTCAGCTCATCTCATGAACTCCATAAATGTCTGGGCCTCATTGGAAGACCTCAAATTCAGAACACTAGTGAGCTCCTGGTGGAGGATCCAactttttaattcttattttaaatggGTATCCCATCCTTGtatatgtttgggttttttgtttgttcatttgtgaAGCTAAATGAGGCATTTGTggtcttttctctgtcctcttgcTGTAGCTGCCCGTGAGTGGAAGTACCCTTCATGACCAGATAGCAATGCTCAGCCACCAGCGGTTCAACACGCTCACCGCTCGCATCCAACACAGTTTGCTTGGACGCAAGATCCTGGCTGCCATCATCATGCGGCGAGGGCAGGAGGGCCTTGGAGTTGTGGTGAGCATTGGGACAGGTAAGCCATTTCAGTTTGGGATGTGACCCCATATTGTAGGGTAAGTTTTGTGATTGTTGGAATCACAAGTTAGGTTAGTTTTCCATAGTTCATCTGACAAAGGCTCATACATTTCCCATTTAGGCCAGTGGTTTCAGATCTTGGCTTCCCAGATGTgattagactacagctcccagcatccctgaccATTCGATATGCTGGATGGAGTGTTTGGTGAGCAGAagatcagcaacatctggagaaccacattaAGGAATCAAATGCTACagtgctgctgctccagagaataggacctggagcagtggattcaaactacaggaaaagagattccaccttaacattaggaagaatgtcatagaatcatagagttggaagggaccccaagggccatccagtccaaccccctatccCAGGAGTTTATCAACTGCTAAAATCCATGTTTCCGGCCACTCTTGCTCTGCCTTCGATTTGTTGACATCCTCGTTTAAGCAGCTGAATCTGTCAAAAACCTTTTCCAGTGATCTAACTTGAAGGGACTGTGCTATCTCTGGATCTATACTCGTACTAATGAAAAATTCATCTTCAAAAACACAAATCTCTTCTTTTTCACTGACAGCTTCAACGTAGAAATCTTGGCAATTTCGCATCAAAAATTCAATTTCTTGTTTTGGAATCTCTCTGTCATCCTTGAGGTCCGATAAAGACGCATGCGCATGAAGTCCCAAGTAAATCTCTTCTTTGGCGACAAAATTATTTGGGTCCTTGTGGTCAAGTCGAAGATTGTCTTTGCTCCTGACAGACCGCTTTCAAGTAGTTACTACACAATGTCTTCAAGAGTCATTTGGTTTCAGGCTTTACTTTGTATAATACAGGTCTCTCAGTTGGAACGTGGTATTAAAGTCCGTAAATAATCCGAGAACATATGACATTAATTCCAGATAGAATCTCTGTGAACTTATTGTTCATGGTGTTCAGTATTTCCTCAGTGGTTTCCGATGGATCATCAAAAACCGATTGTCTTAATAGGCCTTCAGTGGTGTGTTTACTGTTCCAGTCCTCTATACCACCTGCCTTTACAGAAAGCCACCTTGTTGTTGAAGGAGTTAATATTTGTGAATTTCAACCTTGAAAAATTCTTGAAATCCCACTAAAATCTGTTGCCTGTGGTAACTTTGGATAACAGTGCGCcccttctctctctggctttgcgtcgcgaacgaagattcaggaaggactcatgatcccgcGACTTTCTACAAGCGCTTGgttgactaaaaaggccaattcgggataaacacggtccggttgcagaaagcacagcagaagtctccttgggtgatttTCCAGGTttgcggttctttctgtgttgtcgtttctcttcgaggctcgttcgcgTGAGCTTTCGAGAAGGTGCGTCATGGATTAGTGcggtctccatgcctcccgaatCGATtcaaggccagggaggaccattgttggtgatctatctggccaagcttGAGATGTTGTTTTCAGGAGTCCTTgttcttctttggggcgcccctcttacgctctgaCCCGTGGCCAAATCACATAATTACATTAGAAGTGAATTATTATGCAATCTAATATAACTCCAcaagtaaaacaaacaataaaaattttCTGTATTCGTTCAATTAAAAGTTTAATTTTTGGTAGgcttatataatattataataacaacaacttgcAACGGGACTGTCGAGAAGACCGTTGACTACGAGATAAGATCAAATTAAATTAACCCAAATAGTGTAAACTGCACAGATTATCCTGGCCTTTCATTAGTTTGGGTTATAGTTTGTTATATTCAATgaaattattactgtattaataATTAAGCAATTTAAGTAtgcttgtttgtttacttattgTTCAAAGTCTAATGAAACTGATGGTCTTATATCCGAAATCTTACCTCAGGTTTAGATTTTCTTATGACGAAACGGTCCATTCTTCCATttggaaacaagcaaacaaacaaaaaaaccaggtTACGCTCAATACTAGTgaatacaaaaacaaatgtaCCACACCAGCCAGTCGCCATAACTGCCATGGGCAGAGAAACAATGAACACaaaactccgttttgaagctggttaaagaagtgatggctcttgcttgcaaATGATTGAGCCAATCTCTGCCGTGTGTAGGCAACTCCCAGGTCAAACCGGGaatccgggaactgtagtttgttgtgactgTTGAGAGGACACTGCTTTTACCGGCAGCCCAGGCTCCATGCTGAaatctgggcttggtggtttgttgtgcccagaatcccatcatcgcagggagccttgcagttagaccagtggttcccaatcttcctaatgccatgaccctttaatacagttcctcatgttgtggtgacccaaaaccCATGAATTATTTCGTTGCTTATTCaatgtaattaaataggtgttttttcagtggtcttaggcgacccccatgaaagggtcatcgacccccaaaggggtccccaCCCacggtttgggaaccactgagttagAAGCCGTGCactggatggcaatggaaaaagaAACGAAGAAcgagagccacaaaacaacacTCTTGGAAggcagggcagggatgccaactgGCCAGGTGCTCTCtgccatgctcagaggcatgtttaatcactaacacacacacacacactctcaggggCATCACATTCACATTACACAAGTCGTGTGGGCAGCccatggaagggagggaagatggaTCATCATCCATGATTATTCTACCCAggcactctgcccatgctcagaggccaCTTCCCACCCCTTTTACTCTTCTACTTTTTCCCTCCTGTCAATCTATAATGGTCCTCACAGGACCAACAACGACCCTGAGAAGTAGACTTGGGGCACTCTGCTCTGCTCTAGGCACACACACAGCACTCCACAACAGCAATCTATTATGCATTAATTTACATTGCCTTTGTGTGCccttaaaacttatttcttactTGGACACCAGCTTAAGGCATTGGGAAGACAGGCAGAGCAAGCCAAGAGCCTCACTCCTCCTCAGCAACAGGCTGCCAATGCAAAAGCAATCTCAGCAGCAAACAGCAGATTGCAAGCAACACGTGCCTGCCTCGGTTGTCTGTCATGGGGGGCGGGCCCAGTGCTGCGTCGGAGCCAATCAGGCTTCGCGCGTCTGGCGCTCAGGCTGGCTTCGGCCAATCAGCGCCGTGGGCGGGGTGCTTGAAAAAAAGCCCGGGGTTGGAGTCGTTGAGGTCCGCGAGTTGGTCTCGCGGTGGTCCACGCCCTTTCGCGCCCCTCGTCAATGGGCGCCAAGAAGGGGGCCCTCGCTGGCttgctctgctctctctctctctcgcgcgGTGGCTGCTGGGAAAGCAGCAGAGTGAGAGGGACAAAAGCGAGCAAAGAAGGAAGCCGTATGAGGGGCCTTTTGCACTCAGAGGCGTTCTCCTTCATTGTTGCGTCGCTCGCTCGGAAagcatgtctcacaaaacagatCTCTTTTGGACAAGAGACGCGAAGAGTACGAATACCGGTAAGGAAGGCTTCCTCGCGTCAGCGCGAGAAGGCCTTCGATGGCGGCGGGGGCGGGGTTGGTTCGCCCCTGGCAACGACCTGATCGGAAAAAGTACTTTTTAGCTGTGACTGAGGGATActgggggagttgtagtccagaagtTAATTTTTCCGACGCTGAGGGTGGGGGAGGCGGAGGGGCTTATAAGCGGAAAGGAGGAGAGTCCTGGCAGTCCGTTTCTATACACTTTGCGGGTTTTTCACAAATTTGACTAAACGCCTCTCtagggaatctccaggtcctccagcgcaacttctTATGGTCAGCTTCACCAACCGTCGCCTGAGGGCctgctagagattcctagagaggacgctatactgggcctttgtagctcctcaggCAACCTATGGTCCGTGTATGGCAGATGTGacccacagagttgccctggcttctcaaggaatgggcacagctggcatacatgtttaaatgtgcaaaagcactcacAGCaggacctgggcctccaggttcaagcTGAGTCCAACTGCGAAACCTGTGTCTTTAGGGGGAGTGTGTTCCCATCTAACGCAGGCGGAtccctattccccgatctgccttccgactgaccaggagcacctctgtctttctGGATAAGATGTGATGTGTGCCTTTATCTGAGCTGAATCTCTTGCTAGTTTTAGAGATGATATCATGCTTGTATTATGAGGACAGGCATGTTTCCAGGAAGAAGGAGATGTgaaaatggaggaaggaacatcagtagTTTAGAtacacaaatgaaaatgaaacttgGATGGTTCTGAGGAGTTAAATAATGAGGTgggcaaaggcaggtttacagttgaaacTGGAGAAAAAAGAATGAACACAGATAAGTTACAAAACTTCAAAGTAAACAATGAACACTTGAAATAGCTACAGTTTTCCATACTTAAGCTCAGTCCGTAGTCAATCAGAGTggagagactgcagccaagaaaccaAGACTAGGATTtcaagggcagctatgaaagatctgTAGACATGTTTTCTAAAGTGTGATGATGTacattgaatattaaagttagtaTGTCCATGCCATCATGTTTCCCAATTCTATTGTGTGGTTGTGGAAACCAATAGTAAAGAAAAAAACGATAAGAAAATCAATTCGGAGGTCTCATTCGTATGGCTGCCATATGTCAGGTTGATGGCAGCAACAACAACGATATTTTCAGAAAGCCACTAAAGTGACTGTTAACATCCTCTTAACTCATTTATGGCCTTCTTCTTGTGGTCTCCTCCTAGTTCTGAAATTTCCTCTCCCAACAATGGCTTCATTTTGATAAATTAAAAACTAGCTTTTTGTCCATAATTGAATAACCCAAAGACAGCATCTTGACTCTTACCATACTGGACTCTGGGTCTTATTCTTTGCTTATTTAGCTGAGTTTCAAACAAATTTAAGTGTCCCTGCTGTTTTCTTGTGATCGCTCACTTCAAAAACCAACGCCATTCTCTCTCTTTGGCTTGTGCTTACAGGCCGTCATGCTGCCAAAGGACATTGCGAAGCTGGTGCCCAGACCCATTTGATGTCTGAGTCAGAGTGGGGAACCTGGGAGTTCAGCAGAGCCAGGTTGGGTTCACTACATGATCCATGAACCAGGTGGGCTTTGGATGCGGTGTGAATTTGGCTGGGGGAGGAGGCAGGAACAGCTTGTGTAAATGTTAGAGACTTTCCTGGAGGGAGGGATTCTAAAGACCCCAGATCCCAAGATAGTAGGAAATGGGTTTGTCAGGATGCAAAATAAGCTTGCACTAGTTCTGGAAGtgtaaatccactgagtgaccttggatgagtcacactcggCCCTGAGAACACTATCATAGAGTTGTCATATGTCTGCatagacctgaaggcacacaacaacaaaaagcaaaataagaaTGTGAGACACCCAGACCCCACTAAGTGATTTGGTTCTGGTAGTCggccaaaaaaaacaacaacccctaaACAAAACTTTTGTTCTGCTTGTCTCCATTGAGCCATAGGAACTCACTTGGGGCATTCGTCCCTTCGCATTTGTAGCCTACAGTGCTGTTGTTGAAGATAAAGTGAGGAAGGAGATCCGAAATGCACATTGAGCTGAGATACAATAGCATtgttctttcttaaaaagcaaaccaaccTGGAATTTGCAAATAGCTGATCTAAGCCTCAGATTCCAATTGTGGAAGTCAGCTGTGTCTCAGCTATAGCTATGCTGTTGATGCAGGGACGTTTCTAAGTTTGCATCTGTGTTGAAACATCCAGTCTAGGCTGCAGCAGACTTGTATTATTTTAGAGACCTATTTACATTCTGTTTCCTCTCTCCCTGAAGCCTCATATCCTGCTTTTCCGAAGGCCGTTACCAAAGAAACCAGAAAAATGACGGATGTAGACTCTCCTGCATTTCAGATAcaagcacctttttaaaaaagcgacACTGCGTTCTTATTTTTTGTACaagtttgaaaaacatttttcatatgTCAAGAAACGCCATCAGCCTAAACAAGACGCCCCAGTGCAAGACAAGAAAGGAGGGCCTCGGCTGCAGAGAGATTTTCGTACGGGAAAGGACTTGATTTAGCTGCCGAGACATTCGGTTTTAGGATGGTTGGAGTTCCTTGCTTTTCTCCACATAGCAGGGCTAGTtggtcctttttttttaaaaaaccttggacAAAGCACGTGTTTCTCAGCTTGGGTGTTGTTTAggtgttttattatgtatttcaggttattttctgcatttttaaaaaaagtgttctcGAATGACTGTTCTTAAGGCTCTGTCAATAAAGCTCAGAGATTTGTTCTGCCTTTTGTTTCTCCCCCCTGACTGGGCCAGACTTTCTGTTACTGCTGAAATAGTCTTGCTTTAACAACTTTAACAATTTGCTTGGTATCATCGATGAGCAAAAAATTCCACACCAGGTGAGAGGCATGCCTTGTTCTGGTTTTCACTGCCAGCTGGCTTGGTTTCTTACTGGAAACATGAGAGAGGGGTTTTCTCAACTATCGATGTGAAATGTGTAGGTCATGGAGGGATAGAGTGATTTGGATCCAGACTTACTTTGCCACCCACTAAGTAGAATTCAAAAGATATACCATGTTAATACATATATATCTGTGGAATAAAACTATTAAATGGTTggatgaaataaatatattaaatatagaCCTGTTCCCgatgccaaaaataaagctgtttgggtctctttggagtatgctgtttaaatgatgcattgcatcctaagaatccggaagtctgcaccaagctgcactccggtgtgcttaggaatggagtgtgcttTGCGCAACCTCaggctcttaggacccatgccatttaaatagcatactccaaagagtcccaaagcagctttattttggcgtcttGAACAGGCCATAGTAAATCTTTACTCATGTTCTAGTTATAGTTATGTGTGTAGGTATCTTTGTAAGAGTGTTTaatgtatatgtttgtttttggtaataactttttgtgatttttgtaatatgtgtatatttaaatattaaaaagattttgtaactgtgttagtttgtagaatcggTACGtaagagaggtcttgtagcacctttgggaccaactggaaaagaaagaaaatggcagcaggaggTTTTGTGAGtcagtttttaattaatttagcttactgcatatactcagctatgtcgacctcatgtataagtcgaggcaaTCTGGGGccaaatgatggattttgctatgattgTGGATCAGTTGAGATAAACTAGGGCATTAGCAAATGAAgcaaaagtaaaacaatgtcaaagaattacaaaattccagcagacatagctctttctGCTACTCttaggctggatggatgagagagtatagggggtcactgcttccaggacagattgtactcttgcttttcaccatgcatggttccttcttttaaataagagttaagatacaagtGTTTACActgacctgtgtataagtcgacTCCAATCTTTTTTTGAGGGGGTGTCAGGTTTtgactaaatttctagacatacatgaatatatatacagttgCTTCCCTACTGGCTACAAAGCCGGATGCTAGCCCCCTTCTGTATAAGTAGCAGAACTTTGAGGGGTGGTACTTGTATGGCTTGTAAATAAAGCTGCACTAGAAGTGTTAGAAAGTAAATTATCTGATGAGAAGGTACATGGAATTGTTTCTCAGTTAAAACCTGACCATATTGTGCTGAAGGAAAGGAGCTCGTGTTGAGAAAGGTCTGACCTTATTGCCCTCATTAAATACCTGAAGGACTCATGCAGGAAGGCGCAGGCTTATGCTCTTCTTCTGACCAGCAGGtagaaccaggtctaatggtaTGAAACTATAAGAGGGTaggttgaacattagaaggaatttatTGGCAGTAAGAAAggttggagagccagcatgttgtactggtttgagtgttggacagactaaccggctatatctttgaattctaccccttCACATACAGGgttatcgtatcacctcttaattttacCTTCTCTGGGTACACATACAAGCTACCTAAGTCTCTCTGATAGAGAGCCATGCTTTCCAGACctcctgtcagggatgctttgattgagagttcctgcatggcagggagttggactagacaGCCCcctgtctcttccaattcttgaTTCTCTGCTTCTCtgacctcttaactgtctcttttccaggctaaacatacccagctcatgTGTGACTCCTGATAAGGtttcttggcctgttacagacagccaaaataaagctgcttcgagtcacagtggaggtatggtgtttcaatgatgcatgcgtcctaagagtccagaagctgcaccaaagccacgctccagctggAGATGGCTTTGTGCGACTTctgacttttaggacgcatgcatcattgaaacaccatacctccactgtgactcgaagcagcttttttggctgtctgtaacaggccttggtttccaaacctttcaacattctggccaccctcctctggacatgctccagagtACAAGGTCAATTTCTTATGTTTTCTGTTTAAAGGGCACTTCATTCAGAACTGTGAGGTCTGGAAACTCCTTTCAGTTAACTCCAAAGCAAGGATGTATGCCCTTCAGATGCTGGACTGCGGACTCTATTCAGCTCTATCCAGTACAGCAAGATCTGGTCTCGTGTGTTTGAGCATTGGTtaggactctggagtccagggttcataTCCCCGTTCGGCTTTACCACCACTGGGTACTTTGAGCAAGtcccagtctctcagcctcagggaagcaatggcaaacctcctctgaaaatctTGCAAGGAAAAACCCAGTGAGATCTAGAATGCCCTAAgtaacaagttgaaggcacacaacagaagcGGGTTGGCACCAGTTACACAGACAGGTGAGATATTCTGGGGTTCCTGCATTGAGCAAAGTGTTGGACTTGTGACCTCTGGAGCCCATTGCAACTGGTTTTGTGACCTTTGGTTAGGCATTGCCCTTTTAATAACATGCTTTCACACAGGGTCAGTAGCGAATAGGGACATGGACACTGACTGAGGTGGagcatggcccttgtgggctcttccaactctatgattctattattgcaAGGTCAGCAGCTAGAGGCCCAAGCGCcgcatgacggagtgagctcccatcaccagtTCCCACTTCTGCAGCCTCAcagttctttccagttttattagGGGGTGGaaatatcattatttttattttcttttactttattaaaataaataatgttaaataatattaaatatagtTTTGGGAAGAGtgcaatatatattttgttataataTTAACATAATCATATTTAATAtgtaaataatgttaaaataatgttttgggcGAAGGGTGcaatataaattatattgttatattaatataatatttaaatgataaatatgttaaataattAGTTTTGGGAGAAGGGTGCAATATAAATTTTTtgttataatattaatataataatatttaatataataaataatattaaaataatagttttggGAGAAGAGTGcaatataaattatattgttatatttaatataatatttatatgataaataatgttaaaatactaGTTTGGGAGAAGGGtgaaattataaattatattgtttatattaaCTTAAATCTTAATATgctaaataatgtttaaaaatcatagttTTGGAGATATGTGACATATAAACATTCttgttatattatataatatcTTAATATGATAAATAT
It encodes the following:
- the LOC121915788 gene encoding double-stranded RNA-specific adenosine deaminase-like, with product MAAEAAMKGLSEDTSGLLEQTEDQDDQPLEVSGSQLTNLEETKTASAKGVGELIKYLNSNPVSGLLEYARANGFAAEFKLIEQTGPPPDPKFVFQAKVGGRWFPAVTAHSKKQGKQEAADAALRVLIGENEKAEHTEALTITELPVSGSTLHDQIAMLSHQRFNTLTARIQHSLLGRKILAAIIMRRGQEGLGVVVSIGTGKPFQFGM